Proteins encoded by one window of Spirochaetota bacterium:
- a CDS encoding AraC family transcriptional regulator, whose translation MNITLRAVCAWYNAFMRTETIYTIPAPDDAPIHVMSVGILHGSPKYVRRNTHNGGITFAYTLGGSGTLFLNDTRYTYTAGDVYVLPKGVSYQLRSDTNAPWRKIWCWTVGPLADAVVSAYRLHTMKCIPYGPRALFKDMLKAAGDADDPDRHMRMALLFHRIVLALSGSIRTKERYSPAVHKLMEYLDTSVQRKFRLSAAASVIGKGTAQTIRIFRKETGFTPYDYLIDRKMAHAKNLLAYGDMSVRAIARELCFSDEYHFSKQFKRRCGCAPLYFRRDARVR comes from the coding sequence ATGAACATCACTTTACGGGCTGTATGTGCATGGTACAATGCGTTCATGCGCACTGAGACGATCTACACCATACCTGCTCCGGACGATGCACCGATCCATGTCATGTCCGTGGGCATACTGCACGGATCGCCGAAGTACGTGCGCCGCAATACGCACAACGGCGGCATCACGTTCGCCTATACGCTCGGCGGGAGCGGCACCCTTTTCCTGAACGATACCCGGTACACCTATACCGCGGGCGATGTCTATGTGCTTCCCAAAGGCGTGTCCTATCAACTGCGCTCCGACACGAATGCACCGTGGCGGAAGATATGGTGCTGGACGGTCGGCCCCCTTGCGGATGCCGTTGTCAGCGCCTATCGGCTGCATACGATGAAGTGCATCCCCTACGGTCCGCGGGCGCTCTTTAAAGACATGCTGAAAGCCGCCGGCGATGCGGACGACCCCGATCGCCATATGCGTATGGCACTGTTGTTCCATCGTATCGTGCTCGCCCTGTCGGGATCTATACGCACCAAGGAACGATATTCGCCGGCCGTACACAAGCTGATGGAATATCTCGACACCTCGGTGCAGCGGAAATTCCGGCTCTCCGCGGCCGCATCCGTCATCGGCAAGGGGACGGCGCAGACGATACGCATCTTCCGAAAGGAGACCGGTTTCACGCCGTATGATTATCTCATCGACCGGAAGATGGCGCACGCGAAGAACCTTCTGGCATACGGTGACATGTCCGTCAGGGCGATCGCCCGCGAGCTCTGTTTCTCGGACGAATACCACTTCTCAAAACAGTTCAAGCGCCGATGCGGATGCGCCCCGCTCTACTTCCGGCGGGACGCCCGTGTACGGTGA
- a CDS encoding uroporphyrinogen decarboxylase family protein → MNYRENLIRAMTRRDPEFVPMEYSFTSTLIDKIKNEVHVENAYDHFKSVHYHANQGIRNIGAKASAHRNDYSRYFAGRSFAHEVTIDEWGIGHQAGDFMHFTHMESPLIKAASIKDIESYPMPDIGADYRWAHAKSDVDAFHSDGYAVSAFTGHTFETVWQIRGMEEFLSDMYLNPSWCEALVARIFSVNIEVVTQAASAGVDILRVGDDVGTQMGMMFSPEIWRTMFKPRIKAYIAAAKAIKPDILIWYHSDGDISAIIPELIDIGLDILNPIQPECLSPDMVKREYGSSLSFWGVVGTQQLMPFGSPSDVKKEIKRLISVVGKGGGLCLAPTHVLEPEVPTANIKAMVEAVEEYGRY, encoded by the coding sequence ATGAATTACCGCGAGAACCTCATACGGGCGATGACGCGCAGGGACCCGGAATTCGTACCGATGGAATACAGCTTCACCTCGACGCTTATCGATAAGATCAAGAACGAGGTACATGTCGAGAACGCATACGATCATTTTAAAAGCGTGCACTATCACGCAAATCAAGGCATACGGAATATCGGCGCGAAGGCGTCCGCGCACAGGAACGACTATTCGCGTTACTTCGCCGGGCGTTCATTCGCGCATGAAGTAACTATCGATGAATGGGGCATAGGCCATCAGGCGGGTGATTTCATGCACTTCACGCATATGGAATCGCCGCTTATCAAGGCGGCATCGATAAAGGACATCGAATCCTATCCCATGCCGGATATCGGCGCGGACTATCGCTGGGCGCATGCGAAGAGCGATGTGGACGCATTTCATAGCGACGGTTATGCCGTCAGCGCGTTCACCGGGCATACATTCGAGACGGTGTGGCAGATACGCGGAATGGAGGAATTCCTCTCGGACATGTATCTCAACCCGTCATGGTGCGAAGCACTCGTAGCCAGAATATTCTCCGTGAACATTGAAGTGGTCACACAAGCCGCATCCGCCGGTGTCGATATACTTCGCGTAGGCGACGACGTGGGGACGCAGATGGGAATGATGTTCTCTCCGGAGATCTGGCGCACGATGTTCAAACCGCGCATCAAGGCGTACATTGCCGCAGCAAAGGCGATAAAGCCCGACATACTCATCTGGTATCACAGCGACGGCGATATATCGGCGATAATCCCCGAGCTCATCGATATCGGACTTGATATACTCAATCCGATACAGCCGGAATGCCTTTCGCCGGACATGGTCAAGCGCGAATACGGTTCATCGCTCTCGTTCTGGGGCGTTGTCGGCACGCAGCAGCTCATGCCCTTCGGCTCTCCGTCGGATGTTAAAAAGGAGATCAAGCGGCTCATCAGCGTCGTCGGGAAGGGCGGCGGGCTCTGCCTTGCGCCGACACATGTGCTCGAACCGGAAGTGCCCACCGCGAACATCAAGGCGATGGTGGAAGCGGTGGAAGAATACGGCCGATACTGA
- a CDS encoding AraC family transcriptional regulator, producing MMDKIVHRDILLFMYIHTRDPIAKKLGLEVTGVGKQRSTTGVAAPRTLPVYAVVYLTDGWYEFRSDAHDGGRVSAGDAFFLFPGIAHTYTPGAPPSLEYWFIFEGYILDRYRENGILSPAAPVFPVGKSDNIVSLWDECLTMDESRTQGFHVSLARRATAILQEVIAAGEHRDESTAGNDIARIIHAMRSNVREMDFDFEGYCTRGKLSVQYTRRRFKRETGYTPGAYFAQIKLGTAKERLVTSDGTVVSIANALGFDDQYYFSRWFTKLTSLSPTDYRMAFRSFGADTGR from the coding sequence ATGATGGACAAAATCGTACATCGGGATATACTCCTATTCATGTATATACACACCCGCGATCCGATCGCGAAAAAGCTCGGGCTCGAAGTGACCGGTGTCGGGAAACAGCGTTCCACCACCGGTGTAGCGGCACCGCGGACGCTGCCCGTGTATGCGGTGGTATATCTGACCGACGGCTGGTATGAATTCAGGTCCGATGCGCATGATGGCGGGCGTGTGTCGGCGGGCGATGCGTTCTTCCTTTTTCCCGGCATAGCACACACGTATACGCCCGGTGCTCCGCCGTCGCTCGAATACTGGTTCATCTTCGAGGGATATATTCTCGATCGCTACCGCGAGAACGGCATCCTTTCTCCGGCAGCGCCGGTATTCCCTGTCGGCAAGAGCGATAATATCGTCTCTCTCTGGGACGAATGTCTTACAATGGATGAATCCCGTACGCAGGGCTTTCATGTGTCACTTGCACGCCGCGCCACCGCGATATTGCAGGAAGTGATAGCCGCCGGTGAACATCGGGATGAGAGCACCGCAGGGAACGATATCGCCCGGATAATCCATGCAATGAGATCGAATGTCCGTGAGATGGATTTTGACTTTGAGGGATATTGTACACGCGGGAAGTTGAGCGTTCAGTACACGCGGCGGCGTTTTAAGCGGGAGACCGGTTATACGCCCGGGGCGTACTTCGCGCAGATAAAGCTTGGAACGGCGAAGGAACGGCTTGTCACGAGCGATGGAACGGTAGTGTCGATAGCGAACGCGTTGGGGTTCGACGACCAGTATTATTTCTCGCGGTGGTTCACGAAGCTCACCTCGCTCTCGCCGACGGATTATCGTATGGCGTTCAGGTCGTTCGGCGCGGACACGGGGCGTTGA
- a CDS encoding uroporphyrinogen decarboxylase family protein, translated as MTATMERERTADGIHAMVPYENMTIGARKMRDFYAQKPGAAFYQREFGFYSLDAWKAQGMPQDVPHHVLFGFDPAGKHSLGQIGWCEAGFNPVFEDKVIEDRGEHEVYQDFAGRHVLVFKGRRSGFMPEYIDHPVKDMRTWKELCEWRMDPSTPERYADLDVRMEKAKKAAGEGQVICQNLVGGYMYLRSLMGPEGILYKVYDDPELIHACMRTWLTLADAVIARHQEQVTIDEIYFGEDICYNAGPLIGPDMIREFLFPYYQALITNTKRRQIDTSRHLYVNLDTDGKAATVIDVYKEIGMDYMNPFEVASGCDVVEVRKKYPDLLMHGGFDKRILAKGKDAIDREVDRIFPFMKEHGGYIPTCDHGVPEEVKYEDYLHYRKRCLEF; from the coding sequence ATGACCGCAACAATGGAACGCGAACGTACAGCAGACGGCATTCACGCGATGGTGCCGTATGAGAACATGACCATCGGCGCACGGAAGATGCGCGACTTCTATGCGCAGAAACCGGGGGCGGCGTTCTATCAGCGCGAATTCGGCTTCTATTCCCTCGATGCGTGGAAGGCCCAGGGCATGCCCCAGGATGTGCCGCATCATGTGCTTTTCGGTTTCGATCCGGCGGGCAAGCACAGTCTCGGCCAGATAGGCTGGTGCGAAGCGGGCTTCAATCCCGTCTTCGAGGACAAAGTGATAGAGGACCGCGGCGAGCATGAGGTGTATCAGGATTTCGCCGGCCGCCATGTGCTCGTATTCAAGGGGCGACGCTCGGGATTCATGCCGGAATACATCGATCATCCGGTAAAGGACATGCGCACGTGGAAAGAGCTCTGCGAGTGGCGCATGGACCCGTCGACGCCTGAACGCTACGCGGATCTTGACGTGCGTATGGAGAAGGCGAAGAAAGCCGCGGGCGAAGGACAAGTGATATGCCAGAACCTTGTCGGCGGCTACATGTATCTGCGTTCGCTCATGGGGCCGGAAGGGATACTTTACAAGGTGTATGACGACCCCGAATTGATACATGCCTGCATGAGGACATGGCTCACGCTCGCCGATGCCGTCATCGCGCGCCATCAGGAGCAGGTGACCATCGACGAGATATATTTCGGCGAGGACATCTGCTACAATGCAGGGCCGCTCATCGGGCCGGATATGATACGCGAATTCCTTTTCCCGTATTACCAAGCGCTTATCACGAACACAAAGCGCCGTCAGATCGATACTTCACGGCATCTGTACGTAAACCTCGACACCGACGGCAAAGCGGCGACGGTCATCGACGTGTATAAAGAGATCGGCATGGACTACATGAACCCGTTCGAAGTGGCATCAGGATGCGACGTAGTGGAAGTGCGGAAAAAATACCCCGATCTTCTCATGCACGGCGGTTTCGACAAGCGTATACTCGCCAAGGGCAAGGACGCTATCGACCGCGAAGTTGACAGGATATTCCCGTTCATGAAAGAACACGGCGGATACATCCCCACCTGCGATCACGGTGTTCCTGAAGAAGTGAAGTACGAAGATTATTTACACTACCGGAAGCGCTGCTTGGAATTTTAG